One Lacunisphaera limnophila DNA window includes the following coding sequences:
- the hisIE gene encoding bifunctional phosphoribosyl-AMP cyclohydrolase/phosphoribosyl-ATP diphosphatase HisIE — protein sequence MKLPKIDWKKIDGLVPAIVQDASTRQVLMLGYMNEAALKKTLASKKVTFFSRSKQRLWTKGESSKNFLRVVSVEVDCDNDTLLVLAHPAGPTCHRGTVSCFGDGALAGGAGFLAHLDQVVAARIKSGDKSSYTVRLVQEGVARCAQKVGEEGVETALAAMQKDNKEFAGEAADLLYHLIVLLHAKKRTLGDAIAVLEKRHAPKK from the coding sequence ATGAAACTCCCGAAAATCGACTGGAAGAAAATCGACGGCCTCGTGCCCGCCATCGTGCAGGACGCCAGCACCCGCCAGGTGCTGATGCTCGGCTACATGAACGAGGCCGCGCTCAAGAAGACCCTCGCTTCCAAAAAGGTCACCTTCTTCAGCCGCTCCAAACAGCGCCTGTGGACCAAGGGCGAGTCCTCGAAAAACTTCCTGCGCGTGGTTTCCGTCGAGGTGGATTGCGACAACGATACGCTGCTCGTGCTCGCCCACCCCGCGGGCCCGACCTGCCACCGCGGCACCGTGAGCTGCTTCGGCGACGGCGCCCTGGCCGGCGGCGCGGGCTTCCTCGCGCACCTCGACCAGGTGGTTGCCGCCCGCATCAAGAGCGGCGACAAGTCCAGCTACACCGTCCGCCTCGTGCAGGAGGGCGTGGCCCGCTGCGCCCAGAAGGTCGGCGAGGAGGGCGTCGAGACCGCCCTCGCCGCGATGCAAAAGGACAACAAGGAATTCGCCGGCGAGGCCGCCGACCTGCTCTACCACCTGATCGTCCTCCTCCACGCCAAGAAGCGCACCCTGGGCGACGCCATCGCCGTCCTGGAAAAGCGCCACGCGCCGAAGAAGTAG
- the hisF gene encoding imidazole glycerol phosphate synthase subunit HisF: MLARRLIPCLDVRDGRVVKGVQFRNHVDMGDIIELAQRYRDSGADELVFYDITASSDGRTVSTDWVTRVAKVIDIPFCVAGGIRSLDDARRLLHSGADKVSLNSPAIENPALLGELAAEFGSQCVVVGIDSRHENGDYFVKQFTGDPTKTRGTRWRTVDWAREAQKLGAGEIVLNCMNQDGERKGYDLPQLKLVRAVLTIPLVASGGAGAPEHFRDVFRDAGVDAALAASVFHSGAIPIPKLKQYLAAEGVIVRP; this comes from the coding sequence ATGCTAGCCCGCCGCCTCATCCCCTGCCTCGACGTGCGCGACGGTCGCGTGGTCAAGGGCGTGCAGTTCCGCAACCATGTCGACATGGGCGACATCATCGAGCTCGCCCAGCGCTACCGCGATTCCGGCGCCGACGAGCTGGTGTTCTATGACATCACCGCCAGCAGCGACGGCCGCACCGTGTCCACCGACTGGGTGACGCGGGTCGCGAAGGTCATCGATATCCCCTTCTGCGTGGCCGGGGGCATCCGCTCGCTCGACGACGCCCGCCGCCTGCTCCACAGCGGCGCCGACAAGGTCTCGCTCAACTCCCCCGCGATCGAGAATCCCGCCCTGCTCGGCGAGCTCGCCGCAGAGTTCGGCTCGCAGTGCGTGGTCGTCGGCATCGACAGCCGCCATGAGAACGGCGACTACTTCGTCAAGCAGTTCACCGGCGACCCCACCAAGACCCGCGGCACCCGTTGGCGCACGGTGGACTGGGCCCGCGAGGCGCAGAAACTCGGCGCCGGCGAGATCGTGCTCAACTGCATGAACCAGGACGGCGAGCGCAAGGGCTACGACCTGCCGCAGCTCAAGCTCGTGCGCGCCGTGCTCACCATCCCGCTCGTCGCCTCCGGCGGCGCGGGCGCCCCCGAGCACTTCCGCGACGTCTTCCGCGACGCCGGCGTTGACGCCGCCCTGGCCGCCTCCGTCTTCCACAGCGGCGCCATCCCCATTCCGAAACTGAAACAATACCTCGCTGCCGAAGGCGTGATCGTCCGTCCGTGA
- the hisA gene encoding 1-(5-phosphoribosyl)-5-[(5-phosphoribosylamino)methylideneamino]imidazole-4-carboxamide isomerase: MIYPAIDLRGGRVVRLTEGKFDQEKSYGDDPLAVARGFRAAGATWLHVVDLDGAKDPAKRQTPLVEKLARESGLRVQTGGGIRDEAQVAALLAAGVERVIVGSLAVRQPDLVLSWLLSFGPERIILSPDVRLDAAGIPRIAAAGWQETTGVALDDFLTGYLAVGLKHILCTDISRDGKLTGPNSALYAELVKKFPTLQIQASGGVSSLDDLRVLRTTGSAGAIVGRALYENKFTLTEALAC, translated from the coding sequence ATCATCTATCCCGCCATCGACCTCCGCGGGGGCCGCGTCGTGCGCCTCACCGAGGGGAAATTTGACCAGGAGAAATCCTACGGCGACGACCCGCTCGCCGTGGCCCGCGGCTTCCGGGCCGCCGGCGCCACCTGGCTCCACGTCGTCGACCTCGATGGCGCCAAGGATCCCGCCAAGCGCCAGACCCCGCTCGTGGAAAAACTCGCCCGCGAGAGCGGCCTGCGCGTCCAGACGGGCGGCGGCATCCGCGACGAGGCCCAGGTCGCGGCGCTCCTCGCCGCCGGCGTCGAACGCGTGATCGTCGGCAGCCTCGCCGTGCGGCAACCCGACCTTGTCCTCAGCTGGCTCCTGTCCTTCGGCCCGGAGAGGATCATCCTGTCCCCCGACGTGCGCCTCGACGCGGCCGGCATCCCGCGCATCGCCGCCGCCGGCTGGCAGGAGACGACCGGGGTCGCCCTCGACGATTTCCTCACCGGCTACCTCGCGGTCGGGCTGAAACACATCCTCTGCACCGACATCAGCCGCGACGGCAAGCTGACCGGCCCGAACTCGGCCCTCTACGCCGAGCTCGTCAAAAAATTCCCCACGCTCCAGATCCAGGCTTCCGGCGGCGTCTCCTCGCTCGACGACCTGCGCGTCCTCCGGACCACCGGCTCCGCCGGCGCCATCGTCGGCCGCGCCCTCTACGAGAACAAATTCACCCTCACGGAGGCCCTCGCATGCTAG
- the hisH gene encoding imidazole glycerol phosphate synthase subunit HisH gives MMLAIVDSGGANIASVRFALERLGVPSELTADPAVIRAADRVILPGVGSAQEGMKRLHAKGLVEVVRGLTQPVLGICLGMQLMFESSAEGETTSLGLIPGRVALLPESPGITVPHMGWNTLTIRPDTPLLAGFSPATRFYFVHSFAGPVNAFTVASCDHGTPFAAVVQRANFSGVQFHPERSGAAGARLLQNFLAMPA, from the coding sequence CTGATGCTCGCCATCGTCGACAGTGGTGGCGCCAACATTGCCTCGGTGCGCTTCGCGCTCGAGCGCCTCGGCGTGCCCAGCGAGCTCACCGCCGACCCCGCGGTCATCCGCGCGGCCGACCGCGTCATCCTGCCCGGCGTCGGCTCGGCGCAGGAGGGCATGAAGCGCCTCCACGCCAAGGGCCTCGTCGAGGTCGTGCGCGGCCTCACCCAACCCGTCCTTGGCATCTGCCTCGGCATGCAGCTGATGTTTGAATCGTCCGCCGAGGGCGAGACGACTTCGCTCGGGCTCATCCCCGGCCGCGTCGCCCTGCTCCCCGAGTCCCCCGGCATCACGGTGCCGCACATGGGCTGGAACACCCTCACGATCCGCCCGGACACCCCGCTGCTGGCCGGCTTCTCCCCGGCCACGCGCTTCTATTTTGTCCACAGCTTCGCCGGCCCGGTGAACGCCTTCACCGTGGCCAGCTGCGACCACGGCACCCCCTTCGCCGCCGTCGTCCAGCGCGCCAACTTCTCCGGCGTCCAGTTCCACCCCGAGCGCTCCGGCGCCGCCGGCGCCCGCCTGCTCCAGAACTTCCTGGCGATGCCCGCATGA
- the hisB gene encoding bifunctional histidinol-phosphatase/imidazoleglycerol-phosphate dehydratase HisB: MKKILFLDRDGTLITEPADFQIDRLDKFALEPEVVPALRRLRDAGYTFVMVTNQDGLGTPSFREEEFRPLQNLLIAILASQGITFEAVRVCPHTLADRCDCRKPKLGLLLDYLKDTSWSREASYVIGDRETDLQLATALGVSGLRYHPKTLGWTEITRQIADAPRRAVIARQTKETKISVTVDLDAVAPAKFATGLGFFDHMLDQIARNAGISLVIECTGDLHIDEHHTVEDVGLALGAALKQALGDKRGIGRYGFTMPMDEAKAEVSIDLSGRPYFVFEGAFPRENVGQLPSELVPHFFQSLATTLGATLHMAVKGDNTHHMIEALFKGFGRALRPAVARGAGSDIPSTKGVL; the protein is encoded by the coding sequence ATGAAAAAAATCCTCTTCCTCGACCGCGACGGCACGCTCATCACCGAGCCCGCCGATTTCCAGATCGACCGCCTCGACAAGTTTGCCCTCGAGCCCGAGGTCGTGCCCGCCCTCCGCCGCCTGCGCGACGCCGGCTACACCTTCGTCATGGTGACCAACCAGGACGGCCTCGGCACCCCCAGCTTCCGCGAGGAGGAATTCCGCCCGCTGCAAAACCTGCTCATCGCCATCCTCGCCTCGCAAGGCATCACCTTCGAGGCCGTGCGCGTCTGCCCGCACACCCTGGCCGACCGCTGCGACTGCCGGAAACCCAAGCTCGGTCTCCTCCTCGATTATCTCAAGGACACGTCCTGGTCCCGTGAGGCCTCCTACGTCATCGGCGACCGCGAGACCGATCTCCAGCTCGCCACCGCCCTCGGCGTCTCGGGCCTGCGCTATCACCCGAAGACCCTCGGTTGGACGGAAATCACCCGCCAGATCGCCGACGCCCCGCGTCGCGCCGTCATCGCGCGCCAGACCAAGGAAACAAAAATTTCCGTGACGGTGGACCTCGATGCCGTCGCCCCGGCGAAGTTCGCCACCGGCCTTGGCTTCTTCGACCACATGCTCGACCAGATCGCACGCAACGCCGGCATCAGCCTCGTCATCGAGTGCACCGGCGACCTGCACATCGACGAGCACCACACCGTCGAGGACGTCGGCCTCGCCCTCGGTGCCGCCCTCAAGCAGGCCCTCGGCGACAAGCGCGGCATCGGCCGCTACGGTTTCACGATGCCCATGGATGAGGCGAAGGCTGAGGTCTCGATCGATCTCAGCGGCCGCCCCTACTTTGTCTTCGAGGGTGCGTTCCCCCGCGAGAACGTGGGCCAGCTGCCGAGCGAGCTCGTGCCACACTTCTTCCAGTCCCTCGCCACCACGCTGGGCGCCACCCTCCACATGGCCGTGAAGGGCGACAACACCCACCACATGATCGAAGCCCTGTTCAAGGGCTTCGGCCGCGCCCTCCGGCCCGCCGTCGCCCGCGGCGCCGGGAGCGACATCCCCAGCACGAAGGGAGTCCTCTGA
- the hisC gene encoding histidinol-phosphate transaminase, translated as MTAVEQVLALVRPEIIALAPYSSARKESKGGRVWLDANENPETPAVHQPLLNRYPEPQPADLIATLATLYGVTPAQTLVTRGSDEGIDLLLRTFCRAGQDAILITPPTYGMYVVAADIQGARTVRVPLLRDQNFALDADAVLRAVTPDVKLIFLCSPNNPTGGLLDRTAVMKVVRSFAGRAMVVVDEAYVDFSGQPSLAAEIPSHPNLVVLRTLSKAYGLAGARVGTTIADPAVIAILQKVIAPYPVPAPVLQAALAALTPDGLAAARESVRQLVAERQRLMAALPQLAVVKRVWPSDANYILIEVTDGARLMAAGRAAGIIWRDRSKDVPNTIRLTVGTAEENNQTLEVLSRG; from the coding sequence ATGACCGCCGTCGAACAAGTCCTCGCCCTCGTGCGTCCCGAGATCATCGCGCTCGCGCCCTACAGCTCCGCGCGCAAGGAATCCAAGGGCGGCCGCGTCTGGCTCGACGCCAACGAGAATCCCGAGACCCCCGCGGTCCACCAGCCCCTGCTCAACCGCTACCCCGAGCCGCAGCCCGCCGACCTGATCGCCACCCTCGCCACCCTGTACGGCGTCACCCCCGCCCAGACGCTCGTCACCCGCGGCTCCGACGAGGGGATCGATCTCCTCCTGCGCACCTTCTGCCGCGCCGGGCAGGACGCCATCCTCATCACGCCGCCGACCTACGGCATGTACGTCGTCGCCGCCGATATCCAGGGCGCGCGGACCGTGCGCGTCCCTCTCCTCCGCGACCAAAACTTCGCCCTCGATGCCGACGCCGTGCTCCGCGCCGTCACGCCCGACGTGAAGCTCATCTTCCTCTGCTCGCCCAACAACCCCACCGGTGGCCTGCTCGACCGCACCGCCGTGATGAAGGTCGTTCGCTCCTTCGCCGGCCGCGCCATGGTTGTGGTCGACGAGGCCTACGTGGACTTCTCCGGCCAGCCCAGCCTCGCGGCGGAAATCCCCTCGCACCCCAATCTCGTCGTCCTCCGCACCCTCTCCAAGGCCTACGGTCTCGCCGGCGCCCGCGTCGGCACCACGATCGCTGACCCGGCGGTCATTGCCATCCTGCAAAAGGTCATCGCCCCCTACCCCGTGCCCGCCCCCGTGCTGCAGGCCGCGCTGGCCGCCCTCACGCCCGATGGCCTGGCCGCCGCCCGCGAATCCGTCCGCCAGCTCGTGGCCGAGCGCCAGCGCCTGATGGCCGCCTTGCCGCAGCTTGCCGTCGTCAAGCGCGTCTGGCCCTCCGACGCCAACTACATCCTCATCGAGGTCACCGATGGCGCGCGCCTGATGGCCGCCGGCCGCGCCGCCGGCATCATCTGGCGCGACCGCAGCAAGGACGTCCCGAACACCATCCGCCTCACCGTCGGCACCGCCGAGGAAAACAACCAGACCCTGGAGGTATTGTCCCGTGGTTAA
- the hisD gene encoding histidinol dehydrogenase: MKPLVWKSLSAPARRAALQRPAQKAGPQTAAIVAGIIAQVRRGGDAALRRLTAKFDGAKLTSLRVSDAEFAAAAQALQPSDQAALRRAYRNLRKFHLAQRPVPLRVETMTGIVCEKVSRPIECVGLYVPGGSAPLFSTALMLGVPSQIAGNPVRVLCTPPGRDGRVSPWILFAARLCGITEVFKLGGAQAIAAMAYGTASVPKCDKLFGPGNSFVTEAKLQVSRDAAAIDLPAGPSEVMVIADHAAEPAFVAADLLSQAEHGPDSQVILVAFAAKFAARVQAELDRQLALLPRGAIATAALQKSRVILAASAAEAVAIANRYAPEHLILQVADPRALLPRLTTAGSVFLGAWTPESLGDYASGTNHVLPTYGWARACSGLGLGDFLRTMTVQTATPRGLKKLGPVVERLALAENLAAHQRAVRVRLDKLSS; this comes from the coding sequence ATGAAACCCCTCGTCTGGAAATCCCTCTCCGCCCCCGCCCGCCGCGCCGCGCTCCAACGCCCGGCGCAAAAGGCAGGTCCGCAGACGGCCGCCATCGTGGCCGGGATCATCGCCCAGGTCCGGCGGGGGGGCGACGCCGCCCTGCGGCGGCTCACCGCGAAATTCGACGGCGCCAAACTCACCTCCCTCCGCGTCAGCGACGCCGAGTTCGCCGCCGCCGCGCAGGCCCTGCAACCCTCCGACCAGGCCGCCCTCCGCCGCGCCTACCGCAACCTGCGGAAATTTCACCTCGCCCAGCGCCCGGTTCCCCTCCGCGTCGAGACCATGACCGGCATCGTCTGCGAAAAGGTGTCGCGCCCGATCGAATGCGTCGGCCTCTACGTCCCCGGTGGCAGCGCGCCGCTCTTCTCCACCGCCCTCATGCTCGGCGTGCCGTCGCAGATTGCCGGCAATCCCGTGCGCGTCCTCTGCACCCCGCCGGGCCGCGACGGCCGTGTCAGCCCGTGGATCCTCTTCGCCGCCCGCCTCTGCGGCATCACCGAGGTCTTCAAGCTCGGCGGCGCCCAGGCCATCGCCGCGATGGCCTATGGCACCGCCAGCGTGCCCAAGTGCGACAAGCTCTTCGGCCCGGGTAACAGCTTCGTCACCGAGGCCAAACTTCAGGTCTCCCGCGATGCGGCCGCCATCGACCTGCCCGCCGGCCCCTCCGAGGTGATGGTCATCGCCGACCACGCCGCCGAGCCCGCCTTCGTCGCCGCCGACCTTCTCTCCCAAGCCGAGCACGGCCCGGACTCCCAGGTCATCCTCGTGGCGTTCGCCGCGAAATTCGCCGCCCGCGTCCAAGCCGAGCTCGACCGCCAGCTCGCCCTGCTCCCGCGCGGCGCCATCGCCACCGCGGCCCTGCAAAAGAGCCGCGTGATCCTCGCCGCCTCCGCTGCGGAGGCCGTCGCGATCGCCAACCGCTACGCCCCCGAGCACCTCATCCTCCAGGTCGCCGACCCGCGCGCCCTGCTGCCGCGCCTCACCACCGCCGGTTCCGTCTTCCTCGGCGCCTGGACCCCCGAGTCGCTCGGCGACTACGCCAGCGGAACCAACCACGTTCTCCCCACCTATGGCTGGGCCCGCGCCTGCTCCGGCCTGGGCCTGGGCGATTTCCTCCGCACCATGACCGTGCAGACCGCCACCCCGCGCGGCCTGAAAAAACTCGGCCCCGTCGTCGAGCGTCTCGCCCTCGCCGAAAACCTCGCCGCCCACCAGCGCGCCGTCCGCGTGCGGCTGGATAAACTGTCGTCATGA
- the hisG gene encoding ATP phosphoribosyltransferase, whose product MPPANLPKDRLRLAIQKSGRLSTDSLDLLKACGIKVKSPKEKLLLHADNFPLDLLFVRDDDIPQLVMDGVCDLGIVGQNVLEESALERGTTSAYVVERTLDFGGCRLAIALPEERPYTGLKDLAGLRIATSYPQLTKRYFAQQGVPAEIVTLSGSVEIAPRLGLADVICDLVSSGSTLEANKLRAVETIFKSTAALIRNARPLNPEKAHAFDIVLRRLDGVQKAAGTKYIMLHAPRANLTEIRKLLPGSENPTILPLAGDDSKVALHAVCAEDVFWETMDALKQAGASSILVLPIEKMML is encoded by the coding sequence ATGCCTCCCGCCAACCTCCCCAAAGACCGCCTCCGCCTGGCCATCCAGAAGAGCGGCCGCCTCTCCACTGACTCCCTCGACCTGCTCAAGGCCTGCGGCATCAAGGTCAAGTCCCCCAAGGAGAAACTCCTCCTCCACGCCGACAACTTCCCCCTCGATCTCCTCTTTGTCCGGGACGACGACATCCCGCAGCTCGTCATGGACGGCGTGTGCGACCTCGGCATCGTCGGTCAGAACGTCCTCGAGGAATCCGCCCTCGAGCGCGGCACGACCAGCGCCTACGTGGTCGAGCGCACCCTGGACTTCGGCGGCTGCCGCCTCGCCATCGCCCTCCCCGAGGAACGCCCCTACACCGGCCTCAAGGATCTCGCCGGCCTGCGCATCGCCACCTCCTACCCGCAGCTCACCAAGCGCTACTTCGCCCAGCAGGGCGTGCCCGCCGAAATCGTCACCCTCAGCGGCTCCGTCGAGATCGCCCCGCGCCTCGGCCTCGCCGACGTGATCTGCGACCTCGTTTCCAGCGGCTCCACTCTCGAGGCCAACAAGCTCCGCGCGGTCGAGACGATCTTCAAGAGCACCGCCGCCCTCATACGCAACGCCCGTCCGCTCAATCCCGAGAAGGCCCACGCCTTCGACATCGTCCTCCGCCGCCTCGACGGCGTGCAGAAGGCCGCCGGCACGAAATACATCATGCTCCACGCCCCCCGGGCCAACCTGACCGAGATCCGGAAACTCCTCCCCGGCTCGGAAAACCCGACCATCCTCCCGCTCGCCGGCGACGACTCCAAGGTCGCCCTCCACGCCGTCTGCGCCGAGGATGTCTTCTGGGAAACCATGGACGCCCTCAAGCAGGCCGGCGCCAGCAGCATCCTCGTCCTCCCGATTGAGAAGATGATGCTCTGA
- a CDS encoding YceI family protein: protein MRMGLRVFLLVLAALVPLWVRGEAGASPLQLDLAHSALEVEVHATFETFVVRLDRFRADIAINPGTRVVEQVGINFLMADLRTGRSQRDQHMLEWEEHERFPEVGFRMVGQVASAAGPRSVRGVVSLHGVEHEVAFNVTFLMQDTVCSIDGEAEIDYRDHGLPLIRKYWVLRVDPVLHVRFHLQGRLAGPAGGPRMAEAGK, encoded by the coding sequence ATGCGCATGGGTCTGCGGGTCTTCCTTCTCGTCCTGGCCGCCCTGGTACCCCTGTGGGTCCGGGGCGAGGCGGGGGCGTCCCCGTTGCAGCTCGACCTCGCCCACTCGGCGCTGGAAGTGGAGGTCCATGCGACGTTTGAGACCTTTGTCGTCCGGCTGGACCGGTTTCGCGCGGACATCGCGATCAACCCGGGGACGCGGGTGGTGGAGCAGGTGGGGATCAATTTCCTGATGGCGGACCTGCGGACGGGGCGATCGCAGCGCGACCAGCACATGCTGGAGTGGGAGGAGCACGAGCGTTTTCCGGAAGTGGGTTTCCGCATGGTCGGGCAGGTGGCCTCGGCGGCTGGGCCCCGATCGGTGCGGGGCGTGGTTTCGCTGCATGGCGTGGAGCACGAGGTGGCGTTCAACGTGACCTTCCTGATGCAGGACACCGTGTGCTCGATCGATGGCGAGGCGGAGATCGATTACCGGGACCATGGGCTGCCGCTGATCCGGAAATACTGGGTGTTGCGGGTGGATCCGGTCCTGCACGTGCGGTTTCACCTGCAGGGGCGGCTCGCCGGTCCCGCCGGCGGCCCGCGGATGGCGGAGGCGGGGAAATAG
- a CDS encoding response regulator transcription factor yields MKVLIVEDERKVGRFIEQALTEQSHTAQLVGSCAAARDALAESGHDLVILDLGLPDGDGFDLLREWRSAGFNEPVLILSAREAVEDRIRGLNLGADDYLAKPFSLEELLARVRALLRRQTGAKATVLEHAGVRMDLLTRSVSTAAGPVALTSREFALLELFLQNKGRVLTRSLIAERIWEAHYDMETNLIDVYVRRLRQKLGATEEQPFIRTLRGTGYQLS; encoded by the coding sequence ATGAAAGTCCTGATTGTCGAGGATGAGCGCAAAGTCGGCCGCTTCATCGAGCAAGCCCTGACCGAACAGAGCCACACGGCCCAGTTGGTGGGCTCGTGCGCAGCGGCGCGGGACGCGCTGGCGGAATCGGGCCATGATCTGGTGATCCTGGATCTGGGACTCCCGGACGGAGACGGCTTCGACCTTTTGAGGGAGTGGCGGTCGGCCGGCTTCAACGAGCCGGTGCTGATCCTCAGCGCGCGGGAGGCGGTGGAAGATCGCATTCGCGGCCTCAACCTGGGGGCGGACGACTACCTGGCGAAGCCCTTCAGCTTGGAGGAACTGTTGGCGCGGGTGCGCGCGCTGCTGCGCCGGCAGACCGGCGCCAAGGCGACCGTGCTGGAGCACGCGGGGGTGCGGATGGACCTGCTGACGCGCAGCGTCAGCACGGCCGCGGGCCCGGTGGCGCTGACCAGCCGCGAGTTCGCGCTGCTGGAGCTGTTTTTGCAAAACAAGGGCCGGGTGCTGACGCGCTCGCTGATCGCCGAGCGGATCTGGGAGGCCCATTACGACATGGAGACCAACCTCATTGACGTCTACGTGCGCCGGCTGCGGCAGAAACTGGGGGCCACCGAGGAACAGCCTTTCATCCGCACGTTGCGCGGCACCGGTTACCAGCTCTCATGA
- a CDS encoding ATP-binding protein, which produces MRSITWRMTVWYALAVTGAVVAALATGRWLLQQEMVGSLGQLHEAEFREVIQQLDGVLGVRPEAEVVRQLREHAEADEHLFLFQVLDEDGRVMFRSASLGEVVLPGLAPTEPHRMVELPGKGRLFLSEFSEGKLSFMIGSRLEPMEQTLRQYTQTGLALTALVALGSLGLGYAISRLALRPIRDIERTARRIGADNLAERITVPPGRDEVAELVQLLNAMFDRIEASFRQIRQFSANASHELKTPLTLIRLNAEHLRQKLAADPAITNDVDSLLEEIAHMQRVIESLLFLAKAESGALALTRHEHPTQPFIAAVGEDAAVLAEDRGLHFEIGASDAGVAGFDRDLLRQLLLNLVSNAVAATPTGGRICLSSRIGAGRWRIELRDEGPGLPAEQLENIFERFVQVRRVDGPPATGHGLGLAICRSIARLHGGEVTAANRLDRKGLCLTVDLPA; this is translated from the coding sequence ATGAGATCGATCACTTGGCGGATGACGGTCTGGTATGCGTTGGCAGTGACCGGCGCGGTGGTGGCCGCGTTGGCGACCGGGCGCTGGTTGCTGCAACAGGAGATGGTCGGCAGCCTGGGCCAGTTGCACGAGGCCGAGTTCCGGGAAGTGATCCAACAGCTCGATGGCGTCCTGGGGGTGCGGCCGGAGGCGGAGGTGGTGCGCCAATTGCGGGAGCATGCCGAGGCCGACGAGCACCTGTTCCTGTTTCAGGTGCTGGACGAGGACGGCCGGGTGATGTTCCGTTCGGCCAGCCTGGGTGAGGTGGTGTTGCCGGGCCTGGCGCCGACGGAGCCGCACCGGATGGTGGAGTTGCCGGGCAAGGGTCGGCTTTTTTTGTCCGAGTTCAGCGAGGGGAAGCTGAGTTTCATGATCGGCAGCCGGCTGGAGCCGATGGAGCAGACCCTGCGGCAATACACGCAAACCGGCCTGGCGCTGACGGCGTTGGTGGCGCTGGGCAGCCTGGGGCTGGGTTACGCCATCAGCCGGCTGGCGCTGCGGCCGATCCGCGACATCGAGCGCACGGCCCGCCGCATCGGGGCCGACAACCTGGCCGAGCGCATTACCGTGCCGCCCGGGCGCGACGAGGTGGCCGAGCTGGTGCAGCTGTTGAACGCGATGTTCGACCGGATCGAGGCCTCGTTCCGTCAGATCCGGCAGTTTTCGGCCAATGCCTCGCACGAGCTGAAGACCCCGCTGACCCTGATCCGGCTCAATGCCGAGCACCTACGCCAAAAGCTGGCGGCGGACCCGGCCATCACCAACGACGTGGATTCGTTGCTGGAGGAGATCGCGCACATGCAACGCGTGATCGAGAGCCTGCTTTTCCTCGCCAAGGCAGAGAGCGGAGCGCTGGCGCTGACCCGGCACGAGCATCCCACGCAGCCGTTTATCGCGGCGGTCGGGGAGGATGCGGCGGTGCTGGCCGAGGACCGCGGGCTGCACTTTGAGATCGGGGCGAGCGATGCCGGGGTCGCGGGTTTTGACCGGGATCTGCTGCGCCAGCTGTTGCTCAACCTGGTCAGCAACGCCGTCGCGGCCACGCCCACGGGCGGACGGATCTGCCTCAGCTCCCGGATTGGCGCCGGGCGCTGGCGGATCGAGTTGCGGGACGAAGGACCGGGGCTGCCGGCGGAGCAGCTGGAGAACATCTTTGAGCGTTTCGTGCAGGTGCGGCGGGTGGATGGCCCGCCGGCGACCGGGCACGGGCTGGGGCTGGCGATCTGCCGGAGCATCGCCCGGCTGCATGGCGGGGAAGTGACGGCCGCGAACCGTCTGGACCGCAAGGGATTGTGCCTGACGGTGGATTTGCCGGCCTGA